A stretch of Microcoleus sp. FACHB-68 DNA encodes these proteins:
- the coaBC gene encoding bifunctional phosphopantothenoylcysteine decarboxylase/phosphopantothenate--cysteine ligase CoaBC, with amino-acid sequence MLSGRRVLIGITGGIAAYKVCDVISTLAKAGAEVRVIMTDSAQEFITPLAVATLCRHPAYTDANFWQPTHKRPLHIELGEWAEIFAIAPLTANTLAKLTYGMADNLLTNTVLASTCPILLAPAMNTDMWEQMPVRRNWQLIQTDSRYHSVGPDAGILACDRVGSGRMAEPDQILTQIESLLHTAGKRDLAGKQILISAGGTREYLDPVRFIGNPSTGKMGIALVQAAVHRGAKVTLVHAPMETKMLASLQQVRTIAAGSAAQMQQAMLECFPDADLIIMAAAVADVKPAHYTAQKLPKRALPASLPLEPVPDIVAQLSTLKQPHQRLIGFAAQTGDILTPARQKLQTKKLDAIVANPIDIPDAGFGSNTNQAIFLNTEGRQVEIPPCSKLQLAHHLFDFLQEEAGN; translated from the coding sequence ATGTTGAGTGGCAGACGAGTTTTAATTGGCATCACCGGCGGCATTGCAGCTTATAAAGTCTGTGATGTGATTTCAACCTTGGCAAAAGCTGGGGCGGAAGTTCGGGTAATTATGACGGATAGTGCCCAAGAATTTATCACACCTCTAGCGGTGGCAACCCTATGCCGGCATCCCGCCTATACCGATGCAAATTTCTGGCAACCCACCCACAAACGCCCGCTACATATTGAGTTGGGAGAATGGGCAGAAATTTTTGCAATTGCGCCGCTAACCGCGAATACGTTGGCAAAATTAACTTACGGCATGGCAGACAACCTGCTGACAAATACGGTACTCGCTTCTACCTGTCCAATTTTGTTAGCACCGGCAATGAATACAGATATGTGGGAACAGATGCCGGTGCGGCGAAACTGGCAACTGATTCAAACCGATTCCCGCTATCATAGTGTCGGCCCTGATGCCGGTATTTTAGCCTGTGATCGCGTAGGTTCCGGTCGGATGGCAGAACCTGACCAAATTTTGACCCAAATTGAATCGCTGCTACATACCGCCGGCAAACGAGATTTAGCCGGCAAGCAGATTTTAATTAGTGCCGGTGGCACACGAGAATACTTAGATCCGGTGCGCTTCATCGGCAACCCTTCGACGGGTAAAATGGGCATAGCCTTAGTCCAGGCAGCCGTCCACCGGGGTGCGAAGGTGACACTGGTTCACGCACCAATGGAGACAAAAATGCTCGCCTCTCTCCAACAAGTGCGAACGATTGCTGCCGGCAGCGCAGCGCAGATGCAGCAGGCAATGCTTGAATGTTTTCCCGATGCTGATTTAATTATCATGGCGGCAGCAGTCGCCGATGTTAAGCCGGCGCATTACACCGCCCAAAAGTTACCAAAACGAGCACTGCCGGCATCTTTACCCTTAGAGCCGGTGCCTGATATTGTCGCGCAGTTAAGCACACTCAAACAACCTCATCAGCGTTTGATCGGATTTGCTGCCCAAACCGGCGATATTTTGACGCCGGCGCGGCAGAAATTACAGACTAAAAAATTAGATGCGATTGTTGCTAACCCGATTGATATCCCGGATGCCGGTTTTGGCAGTAACACCAATCAAGCCATCTTTCTAAATACTGAAGGCCGGCAAGTTGAAATTCCCCCCTGTAGCAAGCTGCAACTGGCTCATCATCTTTTTGATTTTCTTCAAGAAGAAGCCGGTAATTAA